The genomic stretch ATGTTACACTTTTCCTGCCTTCGAGAGCAATGGTATCGGCCTGCAAGCCTATCGACTTATCATCCATTACGATGACCGATTCCGCCTCGTTGGTAAGGGTAATGCTCTTTTTCGCCATGACGGTAATGGCATCCGTGCCATCCAACATGATCAGCTGTTTTCCCGTCTGGTCAGTAATAACGATGCTTCCCGTCTCATCATCGAAAACGATGGCATTGCCGCTGCGTGTGATAATGCTCTTGACCTTGTTGTCCTTGTCCCCTCCTTTACCTGAACCGGAATGGAACACCGATCCCGTAACATAGGGGCGGTCCGGGTTGCCATGCTCGTAGCTTACCATAACCTGATCGCCGACTTCCGGAACAAATACCCATCCGCGATTCTTGGGAACCGCACCACTTACTCCCGCATTAGGAGTCTGCACCCTGATCCAATTGGTTGTCTTGCCGTTTTTCTGCCAGTCGAAAGCCACTTTCACACGTCCCTGTCCCTTGTCGTCGTTGTTTTCCTTCACCGTAGCCAGTTCCGGCAACGCCAACGGCCGCTTCACATCGGGAACAGGAATATGTACCGTACCGTCCGGCACACCGACAAAACTATTGGAGTAATGTCCGTCACGGCGTACCTCATGCTCAATCCCGACAATACGGAACTTGCCTAAAGGAGGCAGTTTCATCCTGTCGGGGAAAGAAACATCGATGATTTCACCAATCCTTATCCGGCAAGTCTTTCCTATACCTTTGATGTTCAGAAGATTGGCTCCAGACGCATTCTTTACAATCCTCATCTGTTCGTCCAGTTCCGCCTTGTCCGTTACATGGGGGTCGGCAGCCGAGGTCGTTTTTGCGGTATATGCCTTCTCAGAGCAGCTGTGTGCAATAGACTGAAGGTCGTTCATGCCATCCGGTTTGGCAGGCGTATCCGCATTATGCTGTTTGTTCTCCTGCGCTACATAATCGTATCTTGCGGATTTACCCGGTACCAGATTGGCAACCAGACGTACTTCCTCCAAATCCATGTCATAAACAATCTTCTCCGTATTGTCCCTGTCAGGCTTGCCGAAATACACTTTCGTCCCGTCATAATAGAACCACTCCCCATAAAGAGCCGAAAGGCGATTCATAAAGTCAAAGACACTCTCGTTATACTGTGCCATGTAGGGTATGGGCGCCGCATACTTGGGATTGGAAACCAGATTGACCTTTCCATACTCCTGCGTCGCCTCCTTTATTATGGTAGAGAGGGACTGATCCATCCAAGAATCGAGTGTCCTGTTGTTCTCATACAGTATCGTAGGGCTTGTTCCGTGAATGGCCACTCCGCCTGTCTCGCCCATGCTTCCAACCATTTCCACTTGAGTGATGATTCCCTCGAAGTCATAACTTTCACCCGTCTGCCTATGGACAAATGAAATGCTGGCAGTCTCCCCGATGTAGCCGATGAATTTTTCCGGGGTCTGTTGGAACGTATTGTTAGGCGACAGATAATTCACCACCACAGTGAAGGTGTGATGCCGGTTGAAACCCTGACGGAGATGCAGTGAAACGAATTTCTGTTCTTCTCCTTTCACGGTTACTTTAGTAGCCACCAAATTCAGAAAACTTGCTCCCATACTATCTTAAACTATGATTTTAAATAAATAATCCGACTGGTCGGTATGTTTTTTGGTGCCGAAATAACCGGAATTGGTATATTCCGGCACCTTAAAACTTTGATTAGGAAACAACCATTAGTTGTTTTCCGGCCAATCCTGTACAAATGTAGCCTCGTCCATCTTCACGGTCTGTGCAGAAATGGCGAACTTGATTGTCATCGGATACTGGTTAGCCACATTCAGTGCCTCTTCGTAATCCACCACATAACCATTTTCGAACACCAATTCCTTCATTTTGGCATCTTCATCCGCTTTCTTGAAGACGATGTTTCCGTTTACGGGCTGGTACTGCTTGAACATCTTATCCAGCACAATGGTATCGGGAGTTGATTCGACTTCCACATAGATTGTGCCACCATAAATGTCAGATGCCGGACGGCCTTTGGGGTCCACATCACGATTGAACTTAACTCTCCAGGTCAGTACATCAAACTCTCTTGAGTCCGAAAACTTAAATGACGCTTTAAATGCCATATTCTCAAAGTTTTAAATTAAAAAATAAGTTGATTTTGAAATATCCGGTCAAAGGAGGCCTGCTACAGTCCTATCTTTGTCCTTCAATTTCTGCGCCCAATATATGGCATTTTCTGAAAACTACAAAGAACTTTTGATGATTTTTTCTTGTTTTTACCGAAAATATGCCCATAAGCATAAAAAAAACGCTGCCAACAATAGCCGAATTATTTTTTTTGCCTTATATTTGCAATGTTCTCCTGCGCAATTTTTAAATCTTACGATTATGGAAACAGGAGTTGGTTTCATCAATCTTGATGATTCTGTAAAAATTGCGCTTAACATAGCACTTGCAGTGGCTCGTGAAAATGCGAATGAGTGTTATACACCCTCGCATTTGTTGAAGGCTCTACTTCATAAAGATGTAGGGTTAAGAGATTTTATAATAAGTATAGGCAAGGATTTAGGCTATCTGGAGGAATGGGCGGACGTATATATCGAACAATGCCCGAAATCCACCCAGTTGTCCGAAATCAAGCCTTCGGAACGGATTGACGCCGTTTTCCGTGCCGCAGACGATGCACGAATCCAGTTCGGGCTGTTCGACATCAATCCCATCTGTGTGCTATTGGCACTGGCAAAGCCCGGTGTCGCTTTTTCCAGCGACCAGCTCAGGTCTTTCCCCATTCTGGAAAAGGATATCCATTCCATATATATAGGTAACGGGCAGCCGGCATGTCCTTCCGCCACTACGGAGAAGTCCTATGCCCCGACTTCCGCCTCATCCTCCTTCTTGGGCAAATACTGTGTGGATCTAACCGAAGATGCGGCCAACAAGCTGCATCCGGTCATCAACCGCGACCGTGAAAACCGTATGGTCATGGAGATACTGGGAAGCCGGAGCAAGTCCAATGTCCTGATTGTCGGTGATGCCGGAGTAGGAAAGACAGCACTGGTTTACGGACTTGCCTGGGAGATAGTCAGCCATAAAGTGCCCTCGTTTCTGGAAGAAACCCGTGTATTTGAACTGGACAACGCCTCCCTGATTGCGGGAGCCACCTACAAGGGGGAAATCGAGGACCGCCTGAAAAATATCCTGAAAGAATTGCGGAATATCGACAATGCAATCCTGTTTATTGACGAAATCCATGTATTGCTGGACAACCGACAAGGAAATACCGGTGCGGGAAATGTATTGAAATCCGAACTGTCGCACGGCGATCTGACCGTCATCGGCGCCACCACCATTGACGAATACCGCAAAATCATCGAGCCGGACCATGCTTTCAGCCGCCGTTTCGAGGTCATACAGGTAAGCGAACCGGACATAAAGTCCGCTATCCAGATGCTACACTCCGTGCAGAAACAATACGTGGACTACCATCATGTAAGAATCAGCAACGAAGCCGTAGCCGAATGTGTCCGTCTTGCCAAACGGTATATCAAAGACCGCCGTCTGCCTGATTCCGCCATCGGTCTGCTGGACATGACGCTCTCCGCCATCAAGATGGTCAATGAAACAGGAAAGAAGAATGTGGAGACCCTGCTGTCCGGGCTGGATGAAATAGAAAAGGATGAAAAGGACCTTCAGGAAAAGACCGAAGAACTGAAAACGCTGCTTTTCGTAATGCACAACAAATTAAGCCCCATCCTTTTAGGAGTCATACCCGATGAAGCGGACATTCATGAATTGCAGGAGTATGAAGAACTGACCGGCTATCTGAGAAACGCATTGAACGTCCTCCTCCAATTTGCAGAGAAGAAAATAGAGGAGGTAGGTATCTATGAGGTAGCCGCCGTTGTCGCCAGCAAGACAGGCATCCCTATCGGCAAGATACAGTCGCAGGAAAAGGAACGGCTACTCAATATGGAAGACTATCTGAGGCGACGCGTCGTCGGACAGGACCAGGCCCTGAAGACATTGACGGATGCCATCCTGGAATCCCGTAGCGGCATGAACAAGCCGGGACAGCCCATCGGCTCCTTCTTCCTGCTGGGACCCACCGGTACCGGCAAGACCGAACTTGCTAAAGCACTGGCGGAGGCACTGTTCAATGACGAGAAATCCATGATCCGCTTCGACATGTCCGAGTTCAAGGAAGAACACTCCGCCGCCCTGCTGTACGGAGCACCTCCGGGATATGTGGGATATGAGGAAGGCGGCATGCTGGTCAATAAAATACGGCAACAGCCATACGCCGTTGTCCTCTTTGATGAAATAGAGAAAGCGCACCCGTCCGTATATGACATTTTCCTGCAAATCATGGACGAAGGAAAACTGCATGACCGTCTGGGCAAGGAAGGAGATTTCTCCAACTCCATCGTGCTGTTCACATCCAATGTAGGAAGCGAGTGGCTGACCAAGCAACTTGAGTCCGGCAATGTTCCGTCCACCACCCAGATCATGGAGGTAATGGGACAGTATTTCCGTCCGGAGTTTCTGGCACGCCTGTCTGAAATCGTTCCGTTCTCCCCCATCCGTGAAGAGATACTCCTGAAAATATTCGACATACAGCTCAATGGAGTCAGAAAACTTCTGGACAAGCAGGGTATCGGCATCACCATCAGCGATGATGCCCGTAAAATGCTTGCACACAAAGGATTCACACCCAAATACGGTGCCCGCCAAGTGGCCGGTGTGATCCGTAACTATCTGCGCAGACCGATTTCACGGCTTATCATCAACGAGGAGCTGGGCAAAGGAAAAAGTCTGGAGGTAGGTCTGGACGAACAGAATGAATTAACCTGGAATATTCACCAATAATCAAGTATCGTATGTTTGGATATACCGTATTCTTAAAGATAGGCAACCTGGCTGCCTCCTCACTGACCGACATGTACAAGGACAGCTACCAGCTCATCGGCTGCGAATTCGGATTTGCCCAAGGGATAGATATCAAAGGACAGGCACAGACCGAGGTAAAAGGCGGCACGTTTTATGTAACCTATCCCCATCTTCCCAACCGTGACATGATCCAGTGGATGCTGGATGCCCGTAAATACCAGAGCGGAGCCATCGTAGTTCATGACAACCAAGGCTCCACGCTCGAAAAGATACTCTTTGAGAGAGCGACTTGTGTGGATATGGAAATCAGCTATATCCGGCAAGGCAAAAGCTATATTGCGACCAAACTGACCGTACAGGCACAGAAACTGGCATTCGGTACAGAAGAGTTTGAAAATCAGTGGGTGTTTTAAAAACAGCAGCGTTATGGGACTTTTTAATTTTCCGCAAGTGGACAGCAACGTGAATGTCATATTCAGCGTTGACGGCGACGAATATGCAGTGGAACAATTCAAAATAGGTTTTCACCAGCCAGTAGATAACCTAAAGAACCAACCGGAAGGCGAAGTGCGAGGGGGACGAATCATGATAACCCTTTCGCAGACGGTGAAAAGCAACATCTACGGATGGGCTGTGAAACCGTGGGTGAAAAAGAACGGGGCAGTTCTGTTCAAGACCGGAACATCCGGGGTGATATTTGAGGTGGCGTTTACGAATGCGTATTGTACAAAGTTACATAGAGCAATTAACATGGGACAAGGATTATCAACAACACTGGTTCTTTCTCCAGAGAGTGTAAACGTGAATGGTATTGATTTTGATAATCAGTGGGTAAAATAAATAATTACAATTATGCCTGAATACAATGACAGAACTCAAACATTCATATCGAAAGATGATTTCTTTCAAATGAATAGGATGGATATTATTTATACAGGATATGTTGAAGGGCTTGGCTATGCCTTTGAAGAACAAATATATATTGATGAATCATTATATAGGCAGAATGGAGATAATTTTTTTCATTCAAAGTCTATACAAAGAATTGATTATTCTCCAGAATCATATATAAGAAGTTTACATTTAACAGAAGGACAAATCAAAAATGCTATTTGCTTTTCCAATCCGGACGGGACTTTTTCTGTAAATATGGGATTTAATGCATTTGGAAAAAGAATAGTGAAGGTTTCAAATTTAGATGATGTAAAGGTTTTACTTAATTATAATTGTGTACCGGCAACATTAACAGTTAAAGTGCTAGAAAGGATTAGTGATAATTGTAAAACAGAAGAATATACTATTCCGTTGAAAGATTTCAATATACATTATGGCAGTCAACTTACCTCTGATATATTGCAGACATTTGATATGGTCAATGCTTTTATCGGAACACCTGTTGCCTGGTTAGAAAGTAAATGGAATATAGAAAATGTTTCGAACCGTAGATTTAGACGTGATTTGTCAAATGAAATTAGTAAATCATTAAGGAATAATGGATATAATATAAAATCAAGTACAATAAGAAAAAGTTTGGGGAAATTTTTAAATAGAGCAGGTAGAGTTGGGTCTGTATTAAGTACACTTTCCACAGCTGCAAATATGTTTAACAATAAAAATGTTAAAGTTTCAGATGTTTATACTGTGGTAACAGGACTTTGTGCAACAATACCTGGAGTTGGTTGGGCCATTGGCGGTGTTTTCTTTGCAGCAGATATAGTGGGACTTTGTTTTTTTGATAAAACAATAGGTGATATGATAGATGAAGAATTGGATGGAGGTGTACTTTGGGGGAATGATTATGAGGTTGATCCTATACAAAATATTGATCCTATACAAAATAAGGAAGAACTGAATTTCTGTACAGATTTTTATAATTCGTTTTTTGTTATGCCACAAGACAATACGAAAGTTGTATCACCTTTTATTTATAGGAAATAGCATTATGATTGATTATATTTTTTATAGACTATATATAATGTATAAAAAACATGGAGATCCTCCAATATTAAGTACATGTATTTTCTTATCATACATAGTTGGAATTGCAATAGTTATATTATTTTTTTGCATTCAAAAATGGGCTGATATTCATAATGTATATATTTACTTTTTAAATGGAATTTCCAGTCTTATTTTTTTAATTGCGCCATTATTCATTTTTGTTACTTTTTGTGTTATGGTGTATCGTAAAAAAAAGATAGAAGGTCTAATGAAAAAATATCAAGGTTGTGTAAGGAATAAACTTATAGCTAATTGGATGATTTGGTGTATACCAATTTATGAAATGATTTTAGGTGTGTTGATATATCATTTTTTAATTAATTAGCTGCTATATAAATAGTAGTATGAAACAGTATAAAACATTAATAATTTATACAATCTCCAATGACCAATCAAAAAAGTCATTTGAAGAAGAATTGGAAAAATACGGATTAGAACGTGTGGGAGAACAAGGTATCTTCGCCCTCCCTTTAGAGGAATACCGGACGAAGGTACAGGCTTTCAAAGCCTACCTGCGAGCCTATGTACGCAAGCATCTGGACAGCCAAGATACGGTACTGTTCGTTGAATCACGCATGAACGAGGAACAGACCCTGACCGCCATGCTGCAAACCAATCTGATGAGTAAAGAAGAATAAAACAATATAAGGATATGAGTGCACAATCGTATATTAAGTTTTGGACCGCCGAACCCTCGGAGCATGAAGAAGTGCAGGCATACGACCTGCTGGGCTACGAGTATGACTTCCGGAAAGAAACCACTCCTAATGGAAAGGTAACCGGGAAGACCTACGGCGGTAAAATACGGGTAAGCATTGCCGGATTTCCTACAGAGGAACTCTTGGAATGGATGTTCAATTCAAGAATCCTGAAGGACGGAGAGGTGATGAACACTTCCGACCTGCCCGGTACTCCCAAAGAGATCATCCGTTTCAAGGGAGCAAAATGCCTTGATTTCAATGTGCATTCAACAACCAAAGAGAGCCGTATATCACTATTCATCCACTTCCGGGAAATGGAGACCGGCGATTCGTGTCACTTAAACTTATAATCATGAACTGGTTCACTTCATTGTTCAAAAACAAAAAATCCTCAATGCCGGATGACCGCTACGTGATGCGGCTGTCCGTCTGCCATGAGACATACAGCATTGAAGAATTCGACCTGCAATTCAAGCGGAATACAGACCGTGACGGATTGCCTGAAGGTGAAGCCTACGGCGGATTCGTCACCTGTACCCTCAGCGGGATGCCGGGTGACGAGCTGTTGAGATGGGCCGCATACAACGACTCCCGTGAGAACGGCGAAATACGGATTTATCAGAAGGACCAACCTGACCAACAGGCGGCATTTGCCTTGCGCTTTGTGGAAGGGAACTGCATCCGCCTGCAACGCAAGGTTGACCGTATATCCAATTCCAGCAGCATCGTCCTTCTGTTTGCCGCAAGAACACTGAAGTTCATAGACGAAGAATTTGAAAACGAATGGTACTGACAAGTATGGAAACAAAGTTTTGCAAGTTGCCCCTGGATTTTGAAGCCCTGCTCAGCGAGGATGTGGAAAACAGCCGTCTTGCATCCTGCTCGGAAATCGAGTCCATCGACCAGTTTATCGAACTGCTGATCAGTACGGCTCCCGGCGAACATGCCTTTGACAAGGAGTTCGGCTGTGAGATCTTTTTTCTCGACTTTGAAAGCATTGTTTCACACACCCGTTGGGAAGGACAATTCTCGGAATACATAACCAAGGCAATTACCCGGCACGAGAAGCGGCTTACGGGTGTAAATGTACGTGTCATCATTGATGACACCACCCGACAGGACAATGTATTTGATGCTCCCGCCGTAAAGAAACGTGTACAAGTATATGTATATGGAACCCTGGTACATACCGGAGAAAAACGGTGTTTCTATTATGTAATCTATTTAGGACCGATTTCAACCCGATGAAAGGATTATGAGTACAGAAAAATACAATAAAGAGCAAATCAGAAACCGTATGCTGAAATACGCTGCGGCTTTCTGGGGAATAAAAAAGGCGGAAAACTTCGACCCGGTTGTCAAGCTCCTGCTGGAAGCGTTGTCCAACGAGATATATATGCTGGGAGAGGATTTTACCGCCATCGAGACAAGGCTGTTGGAAAAGACCGCCCGAATCCTTACTCCGGACATCCTTACCTCACCCTTTCCCGCACACGGCATCGTACACGCCTATCCCATAGAACCGTGTTACCTGATAACCAGGGCATCGGGCATGTATTACGAGAGCGACTCGCTTACCCGGAAGCTATCGACCGGAAGCGTATCGTTTTATCCCGCCTGCGATACCCTGCTGCACAAAGCCGACGTGAAATATATGGTCTGCGACGACCTTCTCTACCGGATAGCCCCTACCTTGGAGAAGACCATGATTGCCCGTGCAGAGACAAGGATGCCTCCGCGTACCGTCTGGTTAGGAATGGCGGTGGATGAATCCATTTCCGACCTTGAAGACTTTTCGTTCTATCTGGATTTTCCCAACCTTACGGAAAGCTATGAATATCTGCTCCTGCTCCCCTGTACGGAATGGTCCGTAGAAGGGAAAACAGTCGTGATGGAAGGGGGAATCCATGAAAAGACAACCATACAGAAAGAACCAACCCGTGCCTTTTTCCAAGACTATGACGTGATGTCCGTCATAGACAAGGAAGTCATGGATATTTACAGCAAACATTTTCTGAAAGTATCGCAGTCCTTTCCACTCAACGGTTCCTGCAGGAAAAACCTTCCGGATACCCTGCGGCCCTGTTTCAAAGAGGCCGTTTTGGAGAAGATGCAGGACAAACTGGTATGGGTGAAGATACAGTTCCCCGCCCATTTCACAGCGGAAGTCCTTGAAGAACTTCATGCCGGCATCAACATCGTGCCTGTAGAGAACAAAACGCTTCACGAACAGACGACCACCCTTGAGGAAACTTTCAGGGTGATACCCTTGCGCACGGGCAGCTACGAATCCCTTCTGTCTGTACACAGCGTGAAGGATTCTGACGGAAAGAACTACCATGAACTCCTCTATCCCGCAAAGGATTCCACGGAAAGCTATGGAACCTACTCCATCCGCAAAGGAGGATGCGAGCGTTTCGACTCCCGTTCCGCCAGGGAGCTGCTCGGCTATCTGTCCGACCTGCTGGATGACGAGACCCATGCCTTCAATGCCGTATCAAGCATCAAGCTACAGGCACTTACCATCCAGATGGAGCAGCTGATGGCGCAAATGAAACAGACAGCAGACAACATGAACGAGTTCAGGGAAACACCTTATTACCTTATGATTGACGAACTGTCCGGCAAGGGGCAGATTACCGTCAAATACTGGACAACCAACTGTGAGGTAGGAAACCGGATACAGGCAGGCGTAAACCTGTCCCCCAACGCCACCACTTACCTGGACCCGAAGACATTGGCTCTGGTAAGTACCACCTACGGCGGGAAACAAGCCCCCCAAAACAGAGAACGGATTGACATCTACAAATACGCCTTCATTTCGCACGGCCGTGTCCTGACACAGAACGACATAGCCAGTTTCTGCAAAAAAGAACTCGGCGAACTGCTGGTGCGTACAGAAATCCGGAACGGGGTGGAAATCAGCCCGATGCCGCACGAAGGACTGATCCGAACCAAAGAAGTCCATCTGATTCTTGGAACGAAACTGGATGAGCCTTCGCAGGAAAAACAGATAAAAGACAACCTGCGTACCAAACTTTCGGCCTGTTCGCCGGACACATTCAATTACCGGATATTCATAGAATACAATAAAGCATAAATACCATACTTATGAACCCAGTTACC from Phocaeicola dorei encodes the following:
- a CDS encoding GPW/gp25 family protein produces the protein MVLTSMETKFCKLPLDFEALLSEDVENSRLASCSEIESIDQFIELLISTAPGEHAFDKEFGCEIFFLDFESIVSHTRWEGQFSEYITKAITRHEKRLTGVNVRVIIDDTTRQDNVFDAPAVKKRVQVYVYGTLVHTGEKRCFYYVIYLGPISTR
- a CDS encoding type VI secretion system baseplate subunit TssF; translated protein: MSTEKYNKEQIRNRMLKYAAAFWGIKKAENFDPVVKLLLEALSNEIYMLGEDFTAIETRLLEKTARILTPDILTSPFPAHGIVHAYPIEPCYLITRASGMYYESDSLTRKLSTGSVSFYPACDTLLHKADVKYMVCDDLLYRIAPTLEKTMIARAETRMPPRTVWLGMAVDESISDLEDFSFYLDFPNLTESYEYLLLLPCTEWSVEGKTVVMEGGIHEKTTIQKEPTRAFFQDYDVMSVIDKEVMDIYSKHFLKVSQSFPLNGSCRKNLPDTLRPCFKEAVLEKMQDKLVWVKIQFPAHFTAEVLEELHAGINIVPVENKTLHEQTTTLEETFRVIPLRTGSYESLLSVHSVKDSDGKNYHELLYPAKDSTESYGTYSIRKGGCERFDSRSARELLGYLSDLLDDETHAFNAVSSIKLQALTIQMEQLMAQMKQTADNMNEFRETPYYLMIDELSGKGQITVKYWTTNCEVGNRIQAGVNLSPNATTYLDPKTLALVSTTYGGKQAPQNRERIDIYKYAFISHGRVLTQNDIASFCKKELGELLVRTEIRNGVEISPMPHEGLIRTKEVHLILGTKLDEPSQEKQIKDNLRTKLSACSPDTFNYRIFIEYNKA
- the tssD gene encoding type VI secretion system tube protein TssD, which produces MSAQSYIKFWTAEPSEHEEVQAYDLLGYEYDFRKETTPNGKVTGKTYGGKIRVSIAGFPTEELLEWMFNSRILKDGEVMNTSDLPGTPKEIIRFKGAKCLDFNVHSTTKESRISLFIHFREMETGDSCHLNL
- the tssD gene encoding type VI secretion system tube protein TssD; protein product: MNWFTSLFKNKKSSMPDDRYVMRLSVCHETYSIEEFDLQFKRNTDRDGLPEGEAYGGFVTCTLSGMPGDELLRWAAYNDSRENGEIRIYQKDQPDQQAAFALRFVEGNCIRLQRKVDRISNSSSIVLLFAARTLKFIDEEFENEWY
- the tssD gene encoding type VI secretion system tube protein TssD gives rise to the protein MFGYTVFLKIGNLAASSLTDMYKDSYQLIGCEFGFAQGIDIKGQAQTEVKGGTFYVTYPHLPNRDMIQWMLDARKYQSGAIVVHDNQGSTLEKILFERATCVDMEISYIRQGKSYIATKLTVQAQKLAFGTEEFENQWVF
- the tssD gene encoding type VI secretion system tube protein TssD, whose protein sequence is MAFKASFKFSDSREFDVLTWRVKFNRDVDPKGRPASDIYGGTIYVEVESTPDTIVLDKMFKQYQPVNGNIVFKKADEDAKMKELVFENGYVVDYEEALNVANQYPMTIKFAISAQTVKMDEATFVQDWPENN
- the tssD gene encoding type VI secretion system tube protein TssD: MGLFNFPQVDSNVNVIFSVDGDEYAVEQFKIGFHQPVDNLKNQPEGEVRGGRIMITLSQTVKSNIYGWAVKPWVKKNGAVLFKTGTSGVIFEVAFTNAYCTKLHRAINMGQGLSTTLVLSPESVNVNGIDFDNQWVK
- a CDS encoding type VI secretion system Vgr family protein, translated to MGASFLNLVATKVTVKGEEQKFVSLHLRQGFNRHHTFTVVVNYLSPNNTFQQTPEKFIGYIGETASISFVHRQTGESYDFEGIITQVEMVGSMGETGGVAIHGTSPTILYENNRTLDSWMDQSLSTIIKEATQEYGKVNLVSNPKYAAPIPYMAQYNESVFDFMNRLSALYGEWFYYDGTKVYFGKPDRDNTEKIVYDMDLEEVRLVANLVPGKSARYDYVAQENKQHNADTPAKPDGMNDLQSIAHSCSEKAYTAKTTSAADPHVTDKAELDEQMRIVKNASGANLLNIKGIGKTCRIRIGEIIDVSFPDRMKLPPLGKFRIVGIEHEVRRDGHYSNSFVGVPDGTVHIPVPDVKRPLALPELATVKENNDDKGQGRVKVAFDWQKNGKTTNWIRVQTPNAGVSGAVPKNRGWVFVPEVGDQVMVSYEHGNPDRPYVTGSVFHSGSGKGGDKDNKVKSIITRSGNAIVFDDETGSIVITDQTGKQLIMLDGTDAITVMAKKSITLTNEAESVIVMDDKSIGLQADTIALEGRKSVTLLSGNECMVLSSEKSIISSSGTNIKQEAAKDYDVAAKNGTVNGVNLMIEGKGNVTVSGGIVKFNS
- a CDS encoding ATP-dependent Clp protease ATP-binding subunit, producing METGVGFINLDDSVKIALNIALAVARENANECYTPSHLLKALLHKDVGLRDFIISIGKDLGYLEEWADVYIEQCPKSTQLSEIKPSERIDAVFRAADDARIQFGLFDINPICVLLALAKPGVAFSSDQLRSFPILEKDIHSIYIGNGQPACPSATTEKSYAPTSASSSFLGKYCVDLTEDAANKLHPVINRDRENRMVMEILGSRSKSNVLIVGDAGVGKTALVYGLAWEIVSHKVPSFLEETRVFELDNASLIAGATYKGEIEDRLKNILKELRNIDNAILFIDEIHVLLDNRQGNTGAGNVLKSELSHGDLTVIGATTIDEYRKIIEPDHAFSRRFEVIQVSEPDIKSAIQMLHSVQKQYVDYHHVRISNEAVAECVRLAKRYIKDRRLPDSAIGLLDMTLSAIKMVNETGKKNVETLLSGLDEIEKDEKDLQEKTEELKTLLFVMHNKLSPILLGVIPDEADIHELQEYEELTGYLRNALNVLLQFAEKKIEEVGIYEVAAVVASKTGIPIGKIQSQEKERLLNMEDYLRRRVVGQDQALKTLTDAILESRSGMNKPGQPIGSFFLLGPTGTGKTELAKALAEALFNDEKSMIRFDMSEFKEEHSAALLYGAPPGYVGYEEGGMLVNKIRQQPYAVVLFDEIEKAHPSVYDIFLQIMDEGKLHDRLGKEGDFSNSIVLFTSNVGSEWLTKQLESGNVPSTTQIMEVMGQYFRPEFLARLSEIVPFSPIREEILLKIFDIQLNGVRKLLDKQGIGITISDDARKMLAHKGFTPKYGARQVAGVIRNYLRRPISRLIINEELGKGKSLEVGLDEQNELTWNIHQ